The genomic window CGCCGGATCGGCCACGGCGCGGACCGAGCCGGTGTCTGCGCAGCCGGCCAGCAGCGCGACGGTGAGGCTTGCCAGAGCAGCCAGCGGCGCAGCGCCGGCACGCGCCCACGCGGTTGTCGATTGCTTCATACGTCTCCTGTTGTTTTTTGAAATCGGGCGCCAGTATGAAGCAACGCGATGTGTCACGTCGGGCCGCATTGCGCCATGTGCGCGCCGCTTGTTGCAACGAAAATAGACGCCATGCAAATGCCTCCGTCGACCCCTTTCCAGATCCGGCAATTCGATGTCTTCGTGTTTCGCGCGCCGGCCGACCCGCCGGTGCAGACCTCGTTCGGAATCATGCGCGACCGCCCTGCCGTTCTGGTGCGCCTGACCGATGCGGACGGTCATGTCGGCTGGGGCGAGATCTGGTGCAACTTCCCCACCGTGGGCGCAGAGCATCGCGCGCGGATGGCGTTGGCTTACTGCAAGCCGGTGGTCATGGCGCACGCCTGGACACACCCGCGCGAGGGTTTCGAAGAACTCACGCGCCGCTTCGCCGTGCTGGCGATTCAGACTGGCGAATACGGTCCGTTGCATCAGATCGTCGCCGGCGTCGACACGGCGATGTGGGACCTCTTTGCGCGCCGCGCCGGCAAGCCGCTCTGGCAACTGCTGGGAGATACCGATGGCGCAGAAGACGGTGCGCGTGCCCCACCGATCCAGGTCTACGCCTCCGGCATCAACCCGACCGAGCCCGACCGACTGGCGCTGCAAAAACGTGACGAAGGCTATCGTGCGTTCAAGCTCAAGGTCGGCTTCGGCGCCGAGCGCGACCTCGCCAATCTGCGCCTGTTGCGCGACGCACTGGGCAACGAAGCGACGCTGATGGTCGATGCCAACCAGGCCTGGGATTTCGACGAGGCGCGCCTCGCCGGCCAGCGCATGGCGGGCTTCGATCTGCTGTGGATGGAAGAGCCGATGCGCGCCGACCAACCGGCACCACGCTGGACCGAACTCGCGAAGGCGCAACCCCTGACCCTGGCCGGCGGCGAAAACCTCACCGGCTTGTCGCAGTTCCGCGAGTTCATTGCCGCGCAGGGGCTGCCGATCATCCAGCCTGACGTCGGCAAATGGGGTGGCATTACCGCGTGTCTCGACGTCGCCCTCGAAACGGTGGCGGCCGGCAAGTGGTACTGCCCCCACTGGCTGGGTGGCGGCATCGGCCTCGCCGCGTCGATGCATCTGAAAACCGCTGTCGGCGGTCCGGGCTATGTCGAAGTCGACGCCAATCCGAACCCGCTGCGCGAACTGACCGCGCTGCCGAACTTCGTCGTGCGCGACGGCGCCGTCACGCTGTCCAACGCACCCGGCCTGGGCGTGGTGCCCGACCTGGAGGCATGCCACCAGTACCTGATCGAGGTCTCGCTGACCGGTGTCTGAGACACCGGTCGCTCCTCAGTAAATGGCTGGCTCCGGCGTCGGCCCGTTGCCCGACAGGCTCTCGAAGTCGCAACCCAGATGCGCCTGCGTGACCTCGCGCTGGAACATGCGCGTGTAGCCGCGTGTGAATGGTTGCACCGGCGCGACCCAGGCCCGGCGCCGTTCGGCCAGTTCTTCATCAGGCACCAGCATGTCGAGCCGGCGTTCGCCGATGTCGAAGCGGATCATGTCGCCGGTTTTCAGCAGCGCCAGCGGCCCGCCGATTGCCGATTCGGGCGACACATGCAGGATGCAGGTGCCGTAGTGGGTGCCGCTCATGCGCGCGTCGGAGATGCGCAGCATGTCGCGCACGCCCTGGCGCAACAGCTTCTTAGGGATCGGCAAGTTGCCCCACTCGGGCATGCCGGGCCCACCGACCGGGCCACCGTTGCGCAGCACCAGCACGGTCGACTCGTCGACGTCCAGAGCTTCGTCGGCCATCGCCGCGAGCATCTCGGCGTTCGACTCGAAAACGAGCGCGCGGCCGGTGTGGCGCAACAGGGCCGGTGTCGCCGCCGATGGCTTGACGACGGCACCGTCGGGGCACAGGTTGCCACGCAGCACAGCCAATGCGATACCGGCTTCAGGACAGTCGACGGTACCCCGGATCAGCGGTGTCTCCGGGTCGAGGATGGTGCCGTCGTCGGTCGACGGCCAGTGGACTATGTTGTCGCCCAGCGTGCGGCCGGTGACGGTCATGGCCGACAGGTCCAGATGCTTCGCGATCTTGTTCAGCACCGCCGGCAGGCCACCTGCAAAGTGAAAGTCTTCCATCAGCTTCTCGCCCGACGGATAGAGGTTGGCGATGACCGGCACCTTGCGCGCAATTTCATCCAGGTCGTCTACGGTGATTTCGATGCCGGCGCGCCCGGCCATCGCCGGAAGGTGAACGGCCGCATTGGTCGAGCCACCCAACGCCATGTAAGCCGCGATGGCATTCATGAACGACGCTTTGCTCACGATGCGCGAGGGCTTCAGGTCTTCCCACACCATGCCGACGATGCGCTCGCCGCAGCGCCAGGCCATGCGGCTGTGCTCTGCATCCACCGCCGGAATGCTCATGGCGCCCGGCAGCGAGAGGCCGAGTGCTTCGGCAATGGCCGTCATGGTGCTGGCCGTTCCCATCGTGTTGCAGGTGCCGGTGGTGCGCGTCATGCGCGCTTCGAGTCCGACCCATTCGGCCTTGTCGATGTTGCCGATGGTGTACTCGGCCCAGAACTTCTTGGTGTGCGTGCCGGCACCGACCGCCTGACCTTTGTAGCGGTCGTTCAGCATCGGGCCGGCAGGCATGAAGATGGCGGGGATGTCCATCGACAGCGCGCCCATGATGAGTCCGGGCGTCGTCTTGTCGCAGCCGCCCATCAGCACCGCACCGTCGATCGGCAGGCTGCGCAGCAGTTCCTCGCACTCGATCGACAACAGGTTGCGGTAGATCATGGTGGTCGGCTTGACCATCACTTCGCCGAGGCTCAACGCCGGCAGTTCGAGCGGGTAGCCGCCGGCCTGCAGCACGCCGCGCTTGACGGCTTCGGCACGCTCGCGGAAGTGGGCGTGACACGGAGACAGGTCGCTCCATGTGTTGATGACGCCGATCACGGGCCTGCCCATGAATGCTTCGCGCGCCAGCCCTTGCGCCTGCATGCGCTGACGATGCGCGAAGCCACGAATGTCGTCGCTGGCGAACCAGCGCTGGCTGCGCAGCTCTTCGATGGATCGAGTCGGCTTGGCGGTGTGGGTCACTGAGACATCAACGGACATACGAGGAAAGCGCTTTCATTCAGTAGGTGGCGGGCGCTTTGGCCGCCGCATTCACGGGCGCACCGGACACCGACGCGGACTTGAAGCGCGCAGCCACGTCGTCGGCAGCCTTGCGCAGCAACACCTGGTCGGTAGCGACCGCAACGAACAGCGCGCCGAGGTTCAGGCACTCGCGGGCGCGTGGTTCGTCGAGCATCAAAATGCCCGGCGCCTTGCCGCACGCCAGGATGCGGCGGATGGCGGCGTCGATGGCGGCACGCACTGTCGGGTGATTGACCTGGCCGGCCACGCCCATGCTGGCGGACAGGTCACCGGGGCCGATGAACACGCCATCGACACCGTCCACGTTGGCGATGTCTTCGAGTTGCTCCAGCGCCTCGGCCGTTTCGACCTGCACCAGCACGCACAACTCACGCTCGGCCTGCGCCACATAGCCGGTGTCGCGACCGAAGCGCGAGGCGCGCATGGTGCCGCCCATGCCGCGGATGCCACCCGGCGGATAGCGCGTTGCAGCGACGGCCGCCTCGGCCTCGGCGCGGTTCTGCACGAAGGGCAACAGCAGCGTCTGCGCACCGATGTCGAGGTATTGTTTGATGAGCACCGAGTCGTTCCACGGCGGCCGCACGACGGCCGACGTCGGCTTGTCCCTTTCAGCCTGCACTGCCTGCAGTTGCTGCAGCATCAGCACCGGGTCGCTCGGCGCGTGCTCGGTGTCCAGCATGATCCAGTCGAAGCCGGCCCCGGCGAGCAACTCGGAGATGTAGGGATACGGCAGCGTCGACCAGATGCCGATTTGCGGCTGCTTGGCAGCGAGTGCGTGTTTGAAGAGGTTGATGGCGGGCATAAGCACTTTCGGTTCGGTAGGTTTCTTGCGGCGCTCAGTCGATCTGCACGTTGCCGGCTTTGATGACCTCGCCCATGGTGGCGTAGTCGGCCTTGATGCGTGCTTCGAATTCCTGCGGCGTGGACGACAGCACGTCGAAGCCCTGATCTTCCATCGACTTGCGGAACGCGGGTTCCTTGAGGACTTCGCGCATCTCCTTGTTCAGCCGATCGACGATCGGCGCTGGCGTGCCGCTGCGCACGAGCATGCCGCTCCAGGCGAGCTGCACCACGCCCGGCGCGCCGGCCTCGGCCATCGTCGGCACGTTCGGCAACAACCTGGAACGATGCGTGTCGGCGACCGCCAGCACCCGCACCTTGCCGGCCTTCTCGAAAGCCAGCACCGCCGAAAGGTTGTGGAACATCATCGGGATTTGCCCGGCGATGACATCGTTGAGCGCGGCAGGGCCGCCCTTGTACGGCACGTGGATCATCGAGGTGCCGGTCTTCGTTTCGAACTGCAGCCCTGTCAGGTGCATGGTGTTGCCGTTTCCGGCCGAGCCGAAAGTCAGCGTACCCGGCCTGGCCTTTGCGGCGGCGACCACATCGGCCACCGTTTTATAGGGCGTTGCCGCACCGACGATCAGCACGTTCGGCGTCTGGTTGGTCAGCGTGATCGGCTGAAAATCCTTGAACGAGTCGAAGCCCGGCGTCTTGTACAGATGCGGGTTGACGGCCATCGTGCTGACCGAGCCGAAGAAGATCGTGTAGCCATCGGATGCCTGTTGCCGTGCCACATAGGCAGCCGCGATGTTGCCGTTGGCGCCGGGCTTGTTCTCGATGACGATCGGCTGTCCCAGGCGCTTGGCCAATACCTGCGCGAACGGCCGCGCGAACTGATCCGCTGCGCCACCGGCCGGCTGCGGCACGACCAGCATGATCGGCTTCTGGGGATAGTCGACGGCGGACTGCGCGTGCGCTAGGGAGGCGCCCAGCGCCAGGGCGGCAGCGAGGATTGGCCAGGCCCGTCGGGTCATCTTGAACTTCGGCATGTAGCTCTTCGGCATGTATCTCTTCGACATGTATCTCTTCGTTGGCTCACTTGGGCGAGACGTGATGGTCGCCACGCCAGAACGCGATCTGGTGCGCCACCTGGTGCTCGACCATCGGGCGCCCGCCGAGTACGCGCAGCCCGCGTGCTACGGCGCCGGCCATCAGTTCGGTGTCGCGCGCGGCAATGATGTCGAACAGCGCGGCATCGGCCGGCAGCAGCGCCGGGTCGAAGGGCATCGGATCATCTTCATGCAGGCCCATCGGCGTGGCGTTCACGGCCAGCCCGGCGTGGGCCAGGGCTTCGCGGCGATGGCCGACGGCAAGGTCGGGAAACTTCCGCTGCAGCGCGTGTCGCAGGGCTGCGGCGCGGTTGGCGTCGGTGTCCAGCACGTCGATCTCTCGCACACCGGCTGCGGCCAGCGCGAAAGCGATCGCGGTGCCTGCGCCGCCCGAGCCTGAGATCACCACCGGCCTGCCCGTGTCGAGCAGACCGTTCGCGCGTGCGGCGCCGAGAAAGCCGATGCCATCGGAGTTGGCGCCGGCCCAGTGGCCATCGGCTTCGAGCCGCAGCGTGTTCGCCATGCCGGTATCGCGCGCCTCGGCCGTGGCCCGGCTGCACAGCGCGAAAGCCGCCGCCTTGTGCGGAATGGTGAGGTTGACGCCTTGCAGGTTGGTCACGCGCGCCAGCTGCGCCAGCGTCGCGCTCAGGTCGGCGGGCAAGACGCCCATCGGCACCATGTGCCAGTCGAGCCCGGCGGCGGCGAACGCGGGGTTGTAGGTGCGCGGTGCGCGCACATGATCGACCGGATGGGCCAGGATAGGAACGATGCGCGTTGCGCCGGTAAGGGGTGGGTGGGACACGCTCAACCCTTCACCGCGCCGGCCGTCAAACCGCTGACCAGATAGCGCCGCACCAGCATCGAGAACACCAGCACAGGCGCCATCACCAGCGAGCCGCCGGCGGCGATCTTGCCCCACTCCCAACCTTCGTAGTTCATGAAGTTGACAACCGCCACGGGTGCCGTGCGGGCATCGGTGCGGGTCAGGATGAGGGCGAAGAAGAAGTCGTTCCAGGCGTACAGAAAACACAGGATGGAAGTGGCGGCGATGCCCGCCGTCGCCATCGGCATGACGATCTCGAAGAACACCGTCGGAAAGCCGGCGCCGTCCATCAACGCCGCCTCTTCGAGCGATTCCGGCACCGCGTCGAAGAACGGCTGCATCATCCAGATGACCAGCGGCAGGTTGAAGGTCATGTAGATCAGGATGAGGCCGGTGCGCGTGTCGAGCAGGCCGAGCCAGCGGTACGCCAGAAAGAACGGAATGGTGAAGGCGATGGGCGGCGCCATGCGCGTCAGCAAAATGCCGAGCCCCAGCCCGAAGCGCCCTCTTCCGGTCCAGCGCGACAGGGCATACGCGGCTGGAATTCCCAGCAGCAAGGCCAGCACCGTCGACACGATGCTGGTGATCAGGCTGTTGACGAAAGACTCCGGAAAGCCCGCTTGCCAGAGCCCGACGTAATGCTCCAGCGTCGGCGTGAAGAACACGCGCGGCGGAAATTCCAGGATCAGCGGCGTCGGCTTGAACGACATCTGCAGCAGCCACAGGAAGGGCAGCAGCATCACGAGCAGGATGATCGGCACGGCCCACCGCGCCAGCGGCCAGCGGCGGCGCAAAGCCAGCATGCGTTGCGATGTCATGAATCGATTCCCCGGTTGCGGCTGACCCGCATCGCGGCCCAGCTGATGAGCACCGTGGCCACCAGCAGCACCACGGTGATGGCGCTCGAA from Variovorax sp. PAMC28562 includes these protein-coding regions:
- a CDS encoding mandelate racemase/muconate lactonizing enzyme family protein; this translates as MQMPPSTPFQIRQFDVFVFRAPADPPVQTSFGIMRDRPAVLVRLTDADGHVGWGEIWCNFPTVGAEHRARMALAYCKPVVMAHAWTHPREGFEELTRRFAVLAIQTGEYGPLHQIVAGVDTAMWDLFARRAGKPLWQLLGDTDGAEDGARAPPIQVYASGINPTEPDRLALQKRDEGYRAFKLKVGFGAERDLANLRLLRDALGNEATLMVDANQAWDFDEARLAGQRMAGFDLLWMEEPMRADQPAPRWTELAKAQPLTLAGGENLTGLSQFREFIAAQGLPIIQPDVGKWGGITACLDVALETVAAGKWYCPHWLGGGIGLAASMHLKTAVGGPGYVEVDANPNPLRELTALPNFVVRDGAVTLSNAPGLGVVPDLEACHQYLIEVSLTGV
- a CDS encoding aldolase/citrate lyase family protein, producing the protein MPAINLFKHALAAKQPQIGIWSTLPYPYISELLAGAGFDWIMLDTEHAPSDPVLMLQQLQAVQAERDKPTSAVVRPPWNDSVLIKQYLDIGAQTLLLPFVQNRAEAEAAVAATRYPPGGIRGMGGTMRASRFGRDTGYVAQAERELCVLVQVETAEALEQLEDIANVDGVDGVFIGPGDLSASMGVAGQVNHPTVRAAIDAAIRRILACGKAPGILMLDEPRARECLNLGALFVAVATDQVLLRKAADDVAARFKSASVSGAPVNAAAKAPATY
- a CDS encoding carbohydrate ABC transporter permease produces the protein MTSQRMLALRRRWPLARWAVPIILLVMLLPFLWLLQMSFKPTPLILEFPPRVFFTPTLEHYVGLWQAGFPESFVNSLITSIVSTVLALLLGIPAAYALSRWTGRGRFGLGLGILLTRMAPPIAFTIPFFLAYRWLGLLDTRTGLILIYMTFNLPLVIWMMQPFFDAVPESLEEAALMDGAGFPTVFFEIVMPMATAGIAATSILCFLYAWNDFFFALILTRTDARTAPVAVVNFMNYEGWEWGKIAAGGSLVMAPVLVFSMLVRRYLVSGLTAGAVKG
- the araD gene encoding L-arabinonate dehydratase is translated as MTHTAKPTRSIEELRSQRWFASDDIRGFAHRQRMQAQGLAREAFMGRPVIGVINTWSDLSPCHAHFRERAEAVKRGVLQAGGYPLELPALSLGEVMVKPTTMIYRNLLSIECEELLRSLPIDGAVLMGGCDKTTPGLIMGALSMDIPAIFMPAGPMLNDRYKGQAVGAGTHTKKFWAEYTIGNIDKAEWVGLEARMTRTTGTCNTMGTASTMTAIAEALGLSLPGAMSIPAVDAEHSRMAWRCGERIVGMVWEDLKPSRIVSKASFMNAIAAYMALGGSTNAAVHLPAMAGRAGIEITVDDLDEIARKVPVIANLYPSGEKLMEDFHFAGGLPAVLNKIAKHLDLSAMTVTGRTLGDNIVHWPSTDDGTILDPETPLIRGTVDCPEAGIALAVLRGNLCPDGAVVKPSAATPALLRHTGRALVFESNAEMLAAMADEALDVDESTVLVLRNGGPVGGPGMPEWGNLPIPKKLLRQGVRDMLRISDARMSGTHYGTCILHVSPESAIGGPLALLKTGDMIRFDIGERRLDMLVPDEELAERRRAWVAPVQPFTRGYTRMFQREVTQAHLGCDFESLSGNGPTPEPAIY
- a CDS encoding shikimate dehydrogenase family protein gives rise to the protein MSHPPLTGATRIVPILAHPVDHVRAPRTYNPAFAAAGLDWHMVPMGVLPADLSATLAQLARVTNLQGVNLTIPHKAAAFALCSRATAEARDTGMANTLRLEADGHWAGANSDGIGFLGAARANGLLDTGRPVVISGSGGAGTAIAFALAAAGVREIDVLDTDANRAAALRHALQRKFPDLAVGHRREALAHAGLAVNATPMGLHEDDPMPFDPALLPADAALFDIIAARDTELMAGAVARGLRVLGGRPMVEHQVAHQIAFWRGDHHVSPK
- a CDS encoding Bug family tripartite tricarboxylate transporter substrate binding protein, which produces MSKRYMPKSYMPKFKMTRRAWPILAAALALGASLAHAQSAVDYPQKPIMLVVPQPAGGAADQFARPFAQVLAKRLGQPIVIENKPGANGNIAAAYVARQQASDGYTIFFGSVSTMAVNPHLYKTPGFDSFKDFQPITLTNQTPNVLIVGAATPYKTVADVVAAAKARPGTLTFGSAGNGNTMHLTGLQFETKTGTSMIHVPYKGGPAALNDVIAGQIPMMFHNLSAVLAFEKAGKVRVLAVADTHRSRLLPNVPTMAEAGAPGVVQLAWSGMLVRSGTPAPIVDRLNKEMREVLKEPAFRKSMEDQGFDVLSSTPQEFEARIKADYATMGEVIKAGNVQID